From the genome of Nasonia vitripennis strain AsymCx chromosome 1, Nvit_psr_1.1, whole genome shotgun sequence, one region includes:
- the LOC116415756 gene encoding uncharacterized protein LOC116415756 → MGNAINQLQRILENLGTCWKKYGPRGSNGEELLDKAYKTLLMCRIYLFTSFVTYLALTALPFINFCFQYLNGETTNGTYDFSKWMILMKYPFEIQSVSIYFLVTFIEENFLLITATFWTSGDCLFATVTTQICIQFDVLKCDIQHLSMGDVINKHQELLK, encoded by the exons ATGGGAAATGCAATTAATCAATTACAACGAATCCTCGAGAATTTAGGGACATGTTGGAAAAAGTACGGACCAAGAGGATCGAATGGAGAGGAGCTTCTCGATAAAGCCTACAAAACTCTATTAATGTGCAGAATTTACTTATTCACGTCTTTTGTTACTTACCTTGCATTAACCGCGCTACCGTTTAT aaaCTTTTGCTTTCAATACCTCAACGGGGAGACAACGAATGGTACCTACGATTTCTCTAAATGGATGATACTTATGAAATATCCCTTCGAGATACAAAGTGTTTCCATCTATTTTCTGGTTACATTTatagaagaaaattttttattaataactgCTACTTTCTGGACCAGCGGCGATTGCCTATTCGCCACAGTGACAACTCAAATTTGTATACAATTTGAC GTATTGAAGTGTGATATCCAACACCTAAGTATGGGGGATGTGATAAATAAGCATCAGGAACTATTAAAGTAA
- the Or283 gene encoding odorant receptor 283 isoform X1, with protein MQIKVVENLTLTKHDIKYFFKENLKLLSKIGFKCSLTKKSEKFKFHHKIPTYIANFCGLIVFALQIYFVIDKIQTNTVLAMQSLSYAVINVQSILKGFMTANSIENIQQIFENLGIFWQKYMSRKPGRELILDRAYKTISLCKFFFVMAIVCYFLFVMQFLIKFSIQYLNREATNHTYDFSNTVDLIKYPFEIPNLPVYFLLISVEINYLFVCIVFWCNTDSLFVTLTSHVYVQFKALKLDTTLAFNNSMLKERSILIDMVNRHRELLRMCYLIEDTYSPIIFSTTLLSALNMCVTVYAYIDKGYYLEMGIPLFLFIGASLQILFYCIFAESLTDETRSVADSVYNLKWTTKDNKIKFYIQMIIMRCQKPFYCTAYGFFPIGHQQLTSIISAAFSYYMMLQTMSN; from the exons ATGCAGATCAAGG tggttgaaaatttgacattGACAAAGCATGATATCAAATACTTCTTTAaagaaaatctaaaattattatcaaaaataGGTTTCAAATGTAGTTTAACGAAAAAAAGTGAGAAATTCAAGTTTCATCACAAAATACCAACATACATAGCAAATTTCTGTGGGCTCATTGTCTTTGCactacaaatatattttgtaatcgATAAAATCCAGACAAATACTGTATTGGCTATGCAGAGTCTCAGTTATGCAGTTATTAATGTTCAGTCTATTCTAAAG GGATTTATGACGGCAAATTCCATTGAAAATATACAACAAATTTTCGAGAATTTAGGAATATTTTGGCAAAAGTACATGTCAAGAAAGCCCGGTAGGGAGCTGATTTTGGATAGAGCCTACAAAACTATATCACTCTGTAAATTTTTCTTTGTCATGGCTATTGTTTGCTACTTCTTATTCGTCATGCAATTTTTAAT aaaattttccaTCCAATACCTTAACCGAGAGGCAACGAATCATACATATGACTTCTCTAATACAGTCGACCTTATTAAATATCCCTTCGAGATACCTAACCTGCCTGTCTACTTTCTACTGATTTCGgtagaaattaattatttattcgtaTGTATTGTATTCTGGTGTAATACTGATAGTCTTTTTGTCACACTCACATCTCACGTCTATGTGCAATTCAAG GCATTAAAACTTGATACGACCTTAGCTTTCAATAATAGTATGTTGAAAGAACGCTCTATTTTAATAGATATGGTGAATAGACATAGAGAGCTTTTAAG AATGTGCTATTTAATTGAAGACACATATAGCCCGATCATTTTTTCAACCACATTGTTATCAGCCTTGAACATGTGTGTTACCGTTTATGCT TATATTGACAAAGGATATTATCTAGAAATGGGAATACCTTTGTTTCTATTTATTGGTGCAAGTTTGCAGATCCTATTTTATTGCATCTTTGCCGAATCACTGACCGATGAG ACGAGGTCAGTAGCTGATTCTGTGTACAACTTAAAATGGACGAcaaaagataataaaataaaattttacatacaGATGATAATCATGAGATGTCAAAAGCCATTTTATTGTACAGCGTATGGATTTTTTCCAATTGGCCATCAGCAACTCACATCG ATTATTAGTGCAGCTTTTTCTTATTACATGATGTTGCAAACAATGAGTAATTGA
- the Or283 gene encoding odorant receptor 283 codes for MQIKVVENLTLTKHDIKYFFKENLKLLSKIGFKCSLTKKSEKFKFHHKIPTYIANFCGLIVFALQIYFVIDKIQTNTVLAMQSLSYAVINVQSILKGFMTANSIENIQQIFENLGIFWQKYMSRKPGRELILDRAYKTISLCKFFFVMAIVCYFLFVMQFLIKFSIQYLNREATNHTYDFSNTVDLIKYPFEIPNLPVYFLLISVEINYLFVCIVFWCNTDSLFVTLTSHVYVQFKALKLDTTLAFNNSMLKERSILIDMVNRHRELLRMCYLIEDTYSPIIFSTTLLSALNMCVTVYAVREYIDKGYYLEMGIPLFLFIGASLQILFYCIFAESLTDETRSVADSVYNLKWTTKDNKIKFYIQMIIMRCQKPFYCTAYGFFPIGHQQLTSIISAAFSYYMMLQTMSN; via the exons ATGCAGATCAAGG tggttgaaaatttgacattGACAAAGCATGATATCAAATACTTCTTTAaagaaaatctaaaattattatcaaaaataGGTTTCAAATGTAGTTTAACGAAAAAAAGTGAGAAATTCAAGTTTCATCACAAAATACCAACATACATAGCAAATTTCTGTGGGCTCATTGTCTTTGCactacaaatatattttgtaatcgATAAAATCCAGACAAATACTGTATTGGCTATGCAGAGTCTCAGTTATGCAGTTATTAATGTTCAGTCTATTCTAAAG GGATTTATGACGGCAAATTCCATTGAAAATATACAACAAATTTTCGAGAATTTAGGAATATTTTGGCAAAAGTACATGTCAAGAAAGCCCGGTAGGGAGCTGATTTTGGATAGAGCCTACAAAACTATATCACTCTGTAAATTTTTCTTTGTCATGGCTATTGTTTGCTACTTCTTATTCGTCATGCAATTTTTAAT aaaattttccaTCCAATACCTTAACCGAGAGGCAACGAATCATACATATGACTTCTCTAATACAGTCGACCTTATTAAATATCCCTTCGAGATACCTAACCTGCCTGTCTACTTTCTACTGATTTCGgtagaaattaattatttattcgtaTGTATTGTATTCTGGTGTAATACTGATAGTCTTTTTGTCACACTCACATCTCACGTCTATGTGCAATTCAAG GCATTAAAACTTGATACGACCTTAGCTTTCAATAATAGTATGTTGAAAGAACGCTCTATTTTAATAGATATGGTGAATAGACATAGAGAGCTTTTAAG AATGTGCTATTTAATTGAAGACACATATAGCCCGATCATTTTTTCAACCACATTGTTATCAGCCTTGAACATGTGTGTTACCGTTTATGCTGTTAGAGAA TATATTGACAAAGGATATTATCTAGAAATGGGAATACCTTTGTTTCTATTTATTGGTGCAAGTTTGCAGATCCTATTTTATTGCATCTTTGCCGAATCACTGACCGATGAG ACGAGGTCAGTAGCTGATTCTGTGTACAACTTAAAATGGACGAcaaaagataataaaataaaattttacatacaGATGATAATCATGAGATGTCAAAAGCCATTTTATTGTACAGCGTATGGATTTTTTCCAATTGGCCATCAGCAACTCACATCG ATTATTAGTGCAGCTTTTTCTTATTACATGATGTTGCAAACAATGAGTAATTGA
- the Or283 gene encoding odorant receptor 283 isoform X2, producing the protein MQIKVVENLTLTKHDIKYFFKENLKLLSKIGFKCSLTKKSEKFKFHHKIPTYIANFCGLIVFALQIYFVIDKIQTNTVLAMQSLSYAVINVQSILKGFMTANSIENIQQIFENLGIFWQKYMSRKPGRELILDRAYKTISLCKFFFVMAIVCYFLFVMQFLIKFSIQYLNREATNHTYDFSNTVDLIKYPFEIPNLPVYFLLISVEINYLFVCIVFWCNTDSLFVTLTSHVYVQFKALKLDTTLAFNNSMLKERSILIDMVNRHRELLRMCYLIEDTYSPIIFSTTLLSALNMCVTVYAVREYIDKGYYLEMGIPLFLFIGASLQILFYCIFAESLTDETR; encoded by the exons ATGCAGATCAAGG tggttgaaaatttgacattGACAAAGCATGATATCAAATACTTCTTTAaagaaaatctaaaattattatcaaaaataGGTTTCAAATGTAGTTTAACGAAAAAAAGTGAGAAATTCAAGTTTCATCACAAAATACCAACATACATAGCAAATTTCTGTGGGCTCATTGTCTTTGCactacaaatatattttgtaatcgATAAAATCCAGACAAATACTGTATTGGCTATGCAGAGTCTCAGTTATGCAGTTATTAATGTTCAGTCTATTCTAAAG GGATTTATGACGGCAAATTCCATTGAAAATATACAACAAATTTTCGAGAATTTAGGAATATTTTGGCAAAAGTACATGTCAAGAAAGCCCGGTAGGGAGCTGATTTTGGATAGAGCCTACAAAACTATATCACTCTGTAAATTTTTCTTTGTCATGGCTATTGTTTGCTACTTCTTATTCGTCATGCAATTTTTAAT aaaattttccaTCCAATACCTTAACCGAGAGGCAACGAATCATACATATGACTTCTCTAATACAGTCGACCTTATTAAATATCCCTTCGAGATACCTAACCTGCCTGTCTACTTTCTACTGATTTCGgtagaaattaattatttattcgtaTGTATTGTATTCTGGTGTAATACTGATAGTCTTTTTGTCACACTCACATCTCACGTCTATGTGCAATTCAAG GCATTAAAACTTGATACGACCTTAGCTTTCAATAATAGTATGTTGAAAGAACGCTCTATTTTAATAGATATGGTGAATAGACATAGAGAGCTTTTAAG AATGTGCTATTTAATTGAAGACACATATAGCCCGATCATTTTTTCAACCACATTGTTATCAGCCTTGAACATGTGTGTTACCGTTTATGCTGTTAGAGAA TATATTGACAAAGGATATTATCTAGAAATGGGAATACCTTTGTTTCTATTTATTGGTGCAAGTTTGCAGATCCTATTTTATTGCATCTTTGCCGAATCACTGACCGATGAG ACGAG ATGA